A single genomic interval of Carassius carassius chromosome 24, fCarCar2.1, whole genome shotgun sequence harbors:
- the LOC132102959 gene encoding flotillin-1-like produces MFYTCGPNEAMVVSGCGRSPPLMIAGGRVFVIPCIQKIQRISLNTLTLNVKSDKVYTRHGVPISVTGIAQVKIQGQNKEMMAAACQMFLGMSEVEIAQIALETLEGHQRAIIAHLTVEEIYQDRKKFSEQVFKVASSDLVNMGIGVVSYTLKDVHDDQNYLISLGKARTAQVQRDARIGEAQFKRDAVIREAHAMQEKISAQYKNEIEMAKSQRDFELKKAAYDVEVNTKKAESEMAYQLQVAKTKQRIEEEKMQVQVVERTQQITLQEQEITRREKELESKVQKPADAERFRIEKIAEAQKLQLIMEAEAEAEAIRMRGEAEAFALEAKGRAEAEQMAKKAEAFNQYKEGAMVDMLLEKLPLIAEEISKPLCAAQKVTMVSSGGSEVGAAKLTAEVLEIMTRLPSAVEKLTGVNISQVGSTRMG; encoded by the exons GATGTGGCCGCTCTCCTCCTCTAATGATTGCTGGTGGAAGAGTGTTTGTTATTCCCTGCATTCAGAAAATCCAGCG GATCTCTCTCAATACTCTGACTCTGAATGTGAAGAGTGACAAGGTCTACACCAGACATGGAGTACCAATCTCAGTAACGGGCATTGCTCAG GTGAAGATCCAGGGTCAGAATAAAGAAATGATGGCCGCAGCCTGTCAGATGTTCTTGGGGATGTCCGAGGTGGAGATTGCTCAGATTGCCCTGGAGACCCTCGAGGGACACCAGAGAGCCATTATCGCCCACCTGACTGTGGAG gAGATCTATCAGGACCGTAAAAAGTTCTCCGAGCAGGTCTTCAAGGTGGCTTCCTCTGACCTGGTCAACATGGGGATCGGTGTTGTCAGCTACACGCTCAAAGATGTGCATGATGATCAG AATTATCTAATCTCGCTGGGTAAAGCTCGTACCGCTCAGGTGCAAAGAGATGCTCGTATCGGTGAAGCTCAGTTCAAGAGGGATGCCGTCATCAGG gaGGCTCACGCCATGCAGGAGAAGATCTCTGCTCAGTATAAGAATGAGATTGAGATGGCTAAATCCCAGAGAGACTTTGAGCTGAAGAAAGCCGCCTATGACGTGGAGGTCAACACCAAGAAGGCGGAGTCTGAAATGGCCTATCAGCTTCAG GTGGCCAAGACAAAGCAGCGCATTGAAGAGGAGAAGATGCAGGTCCAAGTCGTGGAGCGTACCCAGCAGATCACCCTACAGGAGCAGGAGATCACCCGCAGGGAGAAGGAACTGGAATCCAAAGTCCAGAAACCAGCTGACGCCGAGAGATTCCGCATCGAGAAGATCGCTGAGGCACAAAA GCTTCAGTTGATCATGGAGGCAGAAGCTGAGGCAGAGGCCATTAGA aTGAGGGGAGAGGCAGAGGCCTTTGCACTGGAGGCAAAGGGTCGGGCTGAAGCCGAGCAGATGGCCAAAAAGGCAGAAGCTTTTAACCAGTACAAAGAGGGAGCCATGGTGGACATGCTGCTGGAGAAACTCCCACTG ATTGCAGAAGAGATCAGCAAGCCACTCTGTGCAGCCCAGAAGGTCACCATGGTGTCCAGCGGTGGGTCAGAAGTGGGCGCAGCTAAGCTGACAGCAGAAGTTCTGGAAATCATGACTCGGCTGCCGAGCGCAGTGGAGAAACTGACTGGAGTCAACATCTCACAG GTTGGATCAACCCGCATGGGCTAA
- the LOC132102957 gene encoding epithelial discoidin domain-containing receptor 1-like isoform X1 → MATQLLPLLPALLTVLLVSWTAAQDVDWHFDTAKCRYALGMEDRTIPDSDITASSAWSDSTEAKHGRLSTGEGDGAWCPAGPVFPSSSEYLQVDLRKLHFLSLVGTQGRHADGLGREFARSYRLRYSRDGRHWMTWKDRRGQEVVTGNENTYDVVLKDLGPPVIARMVRFYPLADRVMSVCLRVELYGCVWKDGLKAYTAPMGHVMDLSGTPVYLNDSVYDGSKEAGVMFGGLGQLCDGVLGGNDFMESKELRVWPGYDYVGWNQETLGQPTVDIEFHFEKTRVFHTMQVHSNHRHTQHVRVFNEVVCEFKASLLSPWAEPALSLQVPLSDLHDPSSRTISLPLGGRPAQILRCRFSFSDRWLLISEISFYSMPFEDGYFLPPLPSSSSRPVNATSPHTPSPTNGTSSPSEFPAVTLRAGLPVAKDDSSNTPILIGCLVGIILLLLAVIAVILWRQYWKKLLGKAQGSLSSDELRVHLSVPSDSVVINNTNTHTYSSRYQRIHTFPDDRDRDGEYQEPSTVLRPREQCDSTALLLNNPAYHLLLSDLTHGPNRLTNCHSQREKPQNLSQACAVDMVDKGLPIQEGPPPGLAHYGEASGGGGSVPHYAEADIISLQGVSGNNTYAVPALSATPTDCPPLPELPRERLVFKEKLGEGQFGEVHLCEIENPQDLENLEFPFNVRKGRPLLVAVKILRPDASKNARNDFLKEVKILSRLKDPNIICLLGVCVSSDPLCMVTEYMESGDLNQYLSHRVLLDKTGPSHHTPTISYPALISMASQIASGMKFLSSLNFVHRDLATRNCLVGGERGEGEDRGGERQIKIADFGMSRNLYAGDYYRIQGRAVLPIRWMAWECILMGKFTTASDVWAFGVTLWEMLSVCQEQPYSHMTDEQVIDNAGEFFRDQGRQAYLSRPAVCPQGLYELMLSCWSRDCKLRPSFAYIHSFLTEDAMNMV, encoded by the exons GTTGAGTACTGGAGAGGGGGACGGGGCATGGTGTCCAGCTGGTCCGGTGTTCCCCAGCAGCTCCGAGTACCTGCAGGTGGATCTGCGCaagcttcatttcctgtctctgGTGGGCACACAGGGTCGCCACGCAGATGGGCTCGGGCGGGAGTTTGCACGGAGCTACCGGCTGCGATACTCTCGAGATGGACGACACTGGATGACGTGGAAGGACCGCCGGGGACAGGAG GTGGTGACAGGTAATGAGAACACATATGACGTGGTCCTGAAGGACCTGGGTCCACCCGTCATAGCTCGCATGGTGCGCTTCTACCCGCTGGCAGACCGTGTGATGAGCGTGTGTCTAAGAGTTGAACTGTACGGTTGTGTTTGGAAGG ACGGGCTGAAGGCGTACACCGCTCCTATGGGTCATGTGATGGACCTGTCAGGCACTCCTGTCTACCTTAATGACTCCGTCTATGATGGCAGTAAAGAGGCAGG GGTGATGTTCGGAGGATTGGGCcagttgtgtgatggtgttttAGGTGGGAATGATTTCATGGAGAGTAAAGAACTGAGAGTGTGGCCGGGATATGATTATGTGGGCTGGAATCAAGAAACCTTGGGCCAGCCCACTGTTGACATTGAGTTTCACTTCGAGAAAACACGGGTCTTTCACACCATGCAG GTGCACAGTAATCACAGACACACTCAGCATGTGCGGGTGTTCAACGAAGTGGTGTGTGAGTTTAAGGCCAGTCTGCTGAGCCCGTGGGCAGAGCCTGCGCTCAGTCTTCAAGTGCCGCTGTCTGACCTACACGACCCGTCATCCCGCACCATCTCACTGCCACTCGGAGGACGACCAGCGCAAATTCTGCGCTGCCGTTTTTCTTTCAGTGACCGCTGGCTCCTCATCAGCGAGATAAGCTTCTATTCga TGCCTTTTGAGGATGGATACTTCCTTCCTCCTCTGCCTTCCTCTAGCAGTCGTCCTGTCAATGCTACTTCTCCTCACACCCCGAGCCCCACAAACGGAACCAGCAGCCCCTCCG AGTTCCCTGCCGTCACTCTGAGGGCCGGGTTACCTGTAGCCAAAGATGACAGCAGCAACACGCCCATCCTGATTGGCTGCCTGGTTGGAATTATCCTGCTCCTATTGGCTGTCATAGCTGTCATACTCTGGAGGCAATACTGGAAGAAGCTACTTGGCAAG GCACAAGGCAGCCTCTCTAGTGACGAGCTGCGGGTTCATCTTTCGGTTCCATCGGACAGCGTGGTGATCAATAACACTAACACGCACACATACTCCAGCCGCTACCAGCGCATACACACCTTCCCCGATGACCGGGACCGCGACGGTGAATACCAGGAGCCCAGCACTGTACTGCGGCCCCGAGAGCAATGTGACagcacag CACTGCTGTTAAACAACCCAGCATATCATCTCCTCTTGTCTGACCTGACACATGGCCCCAACAGACTGACAAACTGCCACAGCCAGCGAGAAAAGCCCCAAAACCTGTCCCAGG CATGTGCTGTTGATATGGTTGATAAAGGCCTACCCATTCAGGAGGGACCGCCCCCTGGCCTGGCTCATTATGGAGAAGCATCGGGAGGCGGGGGAAGTGTTCCTCATTATGCGGAAGCTGACATCATTAGCCTGCAAGGCGTTAGTGGAAACAATACATATGCAGTTCCCGCCCTCTCAGCCACACCCACTGATTGTCCGCCACTGCCCGAGTTGCCACGGGAACGACTTGTATTCAAAGAAAAGCTGGGAGAAGGACAATTTGGAGAG GTTCATCTGTGTGAGATTGAAAACCCCCAAGACCTTGAAAACCTTGAGTTCCCATTTAATGTCAGGAAAGGGCGCCCTCTGCTGGTGGCGGTGAAGATTTTAAGGCCAGATGCATCTAAAAATGCCAG GAATGATTTTCTGAAGGAGGTGAAGATCTTATCTCGCCTGAAGGATCCGAACATAATCTGCCTGCTGGGTGTGTGTGTAAGCAGCGACCCACTCTGTATGGTCACAGAGTACATGGAGAGTGGAGACCTCAATCAGTATCTGTCCCATAGAGTGCTGCTGGACAAGACTGGCCCTTCACATCATACACCAACCATCAG CTACCCAGCTTTGATCTCCATGGCGAGTCAGATCGCATCAGGAATGAAGTTCTTGTCGTCTCTGAACTTTGTTCACCGAGACCTGGCCACGAGGAACTGCCTGGTGGGTGGAGAGAGGGGCGAGGGGGAGGACCGCGGCGGGGAGCGTCAGATAAAGATAGCTGATTTTGGCATGAGCAGGAACCTCTATGCTGGTGATTACTACAGGATACAGGGACGAGCTGTGCTGCCGATTCGCTGGATGGCATGGGAGTGCATCCTCATG gggaaGTTCACCACGGCGAGTGACGTGTGGGCATTTGGCGTGACTCTGTGGGAGATGCTAAGTGTGTGTCAGGAGCAGCCGTACAGTCACATGACCGATGAACAAGTCATTGACAACGCAGGGGAGTTTTTCAGAGACCAGGGCAGACAG GCGTACCTGTCTCGCCCGGCTGTGTGCCCACAGGGTTTGTATGAGCTGATGCTTAGCTGCTGGAGCAGAGACTGTAAACTACGGCCTTCCTTTGCGTACATTCACTCCTTCCTCACCGAAGATGCCATGAACATGGTTTAG
- the LOC132102957 gene encoding epithelial discoidin domain-containing receptor 1-like isoform X2 — protein sequence MATQLLPLLPALLTVLLVSWTAAQDVDWHFDTAKCRYALGMEDRTIPDSDITASSAWSDSTEAKHGRLSTGEGDGAWCPAGPVFPSSSEYLQVDLRKLHFLSLVGTQGRHADGLGREFARSYRLRYSRDGRHWMTWKDRRGQEVVTGNENTYDVVLKDLGPPVIARMVRFYPLADRVMSVCLRVELYGCVWKDGLKAYTAPMGHVMDLSGTPVYLNDSVYDGSKEAGVMFGGLGQLCDGVLGGNDFMESKELRVWPGYDYVGWNQETLGQPTVDIEFHFEKTRVFHTMQVHSNHRHTQHVRVFNEVVCEFKASLLSPWAEPALSLQVPLSDLHDPSSRTISLPLGGRPAQILRCRFSFSDRWLLISEISFYSMPFEDGYFLPPLPSSSSRPVNATSPHTPSPTNGTSSPSEFPAVTLRAGLPVAKDDSSNTPILIGCLVGIILLLLAVIAVILWRQYWKKLLGKAQGSLSSDELRVHLSVPSDSVVINNTNTHTYSSRYQRIHTFPDDRDRDGEYQEPSTVLRPREQCDSTACAVDMVDKGLPIQEGPPPGLAHYGEASGGGGSVPHYAEADIISLQGVSGNNTYAVPALSATPTDCPPLPELPRERLVFKEKLGEGQFGEVHLCEIENPQDLENLEFPFNVRKGRPLLVAVKILRPDASKNARNDFLKEVKILSRLKDPNIICLLGVCVSSDPLCMVTEYMESGDLNQYLSHRVLLDKTGPSHHTPTISYPALISMASQIASGMKFLSSLNFVHRDLATRNCLVGGERGEGEDRGGERQIKIADFGMSRNLYAGDYYRIQGRAVLPIRWMAWECILMGKFTTASDVWAFGVTLWEMLSVCQEQPYSHMTDEQVIDNAGEFFRDQGRQAYLSRPAVCPQGLYELMLSCWSRDCKLRPSFAYIHSFLTEDAMNMV from the exons GTTGAGTACTGGAGAGGGGGACGGGGCATGGTGTCCAGCTGGTCCGGTGTTCCCCAGCAGCTCCGAGTACCTGCAGGTGGATCTGCGCaagcttcatttcctgtctctgGTGGGCACACAGGGTCGCCACGCAGATGGGCTCGGGCGGGAGTTTGCACGGAGCTACCGGCTGCGATACTCTCGAGATGGACGACACTGGATGACGTGGAAGGACCGCCGGGGACAGGAG GTGGTGACAGGTAATGAGAACACATATGACGTGGTCCTGAAGGACCTGGGTCCACCCGTCATAGCTCGCATGGTGCGCTTCTACCCGCTGGCAGACCGTGTGATGAGCGTGTGTCTAAGAGTTGAACTGTACGGTTGTGTTTGGAAGG ACGGGCTGAAGGCGTACACCGCTCCTATGGGTCATGTGATGGACCTGTCAGGCACTCCTGTCTACCTTAATGACTCCGTCTATGATGGCAGTAAAGAGGCAGG GGTGATGTTCGGAGGATTGGGCcagttgtgtgatggtgttttAGGTGGGAATGATTTCATGGAGAGTAAAGAACTGAGAGTGTGGCCGGGATATGATTATGTGGGCTGGAATCAAGAAACCTTGGGCCAGCCCACTGTTGACATTGAGTTTCACTTCGAGAAAACACGGGTCTTTCACACCATGCAG GTGCACAGTAATCACAGACACACTCAGCATGTGCGGGTGTTCAACGAAGTGGTGTGTGAGTTTAAGGCCAGTCTGCTGAGCCCGTGGGCAGAGCCTGCGCTCAGTCTTCAAGTGCCGCTGTCTGACCTACACGACCCGTCATCCCGCACCATCTCACTGCCACTCGGAGGACGACCAGCGCAAATTCTGCGCTGCCGTTTTTCTTTCAGTGACCGCTGGCTCCTCATCAGCGAGATAAGCTTCTATTCga TGCCTTTTGAGGATGGATACTTCCTTCCTCCTCTGCCTTCCTCTAGCAGTCGTCCTGTCAATGCTACTTCTCCTCACACCCCGAGCCCCACAAACGGAACCAGCAGCCCCTCCG AGTTCCCTGCCGTCACTCTGAGGGCCGGGTTACCTGTAGCCAAAGATGACAGCAGCAACACGCCCATCCTGATTGGCTGCCTGGTTGGAATTATCCTGCTCCTATTGGCTGTCATAGCTGTCATACTCTGGAGGCAATACTGGAAGAAGCTACTTGGCAAG GCACAAGGCAGCCTCTCTAGTGACGAGCTGCGGGTTCATCTTTCGGTTCCATCGGACAGCGTGGTGATCAATAACACTAACACGCACACATACTCCAGCCGCTACCAGCGCATACACACCTTCCCCGATGACCGGGACCGCGACGGTGAATACCAGGAGCCCAGCACTGTACTGCGGCCCCGAGAGCAATGTGACagcacag CATGTGCTGTTGATATGGTTGATAAAGGCCTACCCATTCAGGAGGGACCGCCCCCTGGCCTGGCTCATTATGGAGAAGCATCGGGAGGCGGGGGAAGTGTTCCTCATTATGCGGAAGCTGACATCATTAGCCTGCAAGGCGTTAGTGGAAACAATACATATGCAGTTCCCGCCCTCTCAGCCACACCCACTGATTGTCCGCCACTGCCCGAGTTGCCACGGGAACGACTTGTATTCAAAGAAAAGCTGGGAGAAGGACAATTTGGAGAG GTTCATCTGTGTGAGATTGAAAACCCCCAAGACCTTGAAAACCTTGAGTTCCCATTTAATGTCAGGAAAGGGCGCCCTCTGCTGGTGGCGGTGAAGATTTTAAGGCCAGATGCATCTAAAAATGCCAG GAATGATTTTCTGAAGGAGGTGAAGATCTTATCTCGCCTGAAGGATCCGAACATAATCTGCCTGCTGGGTGTGTGTGTAAGCAGCGACCCACTCTGTATGGTCACAGAGTACATGGAGAGTGGAGACCTCAATCAGTATCTGTCCCATAGAGTGCTGCTGGACAAGACTGGCCCTTCACATCATACACCAACCATCAG CTACCCAGCTTTGATCTCCATGGCGAGTCAGATCGCATCAGGAATGAAGTTCTTGTCGTCTCTGAACTTTGTTCACCGAGACCTGGCCACGAGGAACTGCCTGGTGGGTGGAGAGAGGGGCGAGGGGGAGGACCGCGGCGGGGAGCGTCAGATAAAGATAGCTGATTTTGGCATGAGCAGGAACCTCTATGCTGGTGATTACTACAGGATACAGGGACGAGCTGTGCTGCCGATTCGCTGGATGGCATGGGAGTGCATCCTCATG gggaaGTTCACCACGGCGAGTGACGTGTGGGCATTTGGCGTGACTCTGTGGGAGATGCTAAGTGTGTGTCAGGAGCAGCCGTACAGTCACATGACCGATGAACAAGTCATTGACAACGCAGGGGAGTTTTTCAGAGACCAGGGCAGACAG GCGTACCTGTCTCGCCCGGCTGTGTGCCCACAGGGTTTGTATGAGCTGATGCTTAGCTGCTGGAGCAGAGACTGTAAACTACGGCCTTCCTTTGCGTACATTCACTCCTTCCTCACCGAAGATGCCATGAACATGGTTTAG